Genomic window (Bradyrhizobium sp. 186):
GCCGGTCTCGTCGATCACCAGCACCGCATCGTCATCCGCCAAATGCTCGATGACATAGTCGCGGACGATATCGCGCAGGGCATCAGCGTCCCAATCTCCACGACCCAGAATTGCCTGCTGACGCCATGGGCCAGGATCGCCAGCCGCCTCCGCGCGCATCCAGCCGGTCTTGCGCTGCTCATCTCCGAGCAGACCTTCCAGGAACAAGCCTGCATTCGTCGCCACACGCTCTTGCGTGAACAACGGACGTATCCGTTGCTTGATCTCTCGAAGCGACGCCGCCCACAACGCAAGCGTCTCCTCAACCGACGCGGCCCGCGTCCACGACATTCGAATCATGGTTGCCCATGGATTCAGAAACCCGCAAACAAAGCAACTGTAATGTTAGAGTCTGTCCGGGATCATGCTGTTTTTTGGCAGAGCTTTCGCAGCATGAGGCGGATTGAGGCGAGGCGCAAGAACGCCAATGCCTTTCGGTTGAGGCACTCCCAATCCTTGGCCAAACGGCGGCAGCGGTTGAGCCAGGCGATGGTGCGTTCGACGATCCATCGCTTGGGCAAGATCGCAAAACTCTTTGCTGTATCGGAGCGCTTGACGATCTCGACGTCGATTTGCCGGAGGATTTTGCGAACGGCGGACTGAAAGATCGGCCCCTGATAGCCGCCGTCAGCATAGAGCTTCAGCAGGAATGGATGCAGGCCAAACAGCGTGGCCATCACCAGCACCCCACCGTCACGATCCTGGATGTCCGCCGAATGCACGAGGGCGTGGAGCAGCAAGCCTTGAGTATCGACTAGGATGTGGCGCTTCTTGCCCTTGATCTTCTTGCCCGCATCGTAGCCATGCGGGTCGATCCACGCCCCCCTTTTTCCGCGCTCTTGACGCTTTGACTGTCGATGATGGCGGCGCTCGGGCTGGGTTCTCGGTTAGCCAATTCTCGACATTGTACATAGAGCGCGTGATGGATGCGATCGAGCGTGCCGTTCCAAGCCCACAAGTCAAAATAGTCGTGCACCGTGCTGCGTGGCGGCAGGTCCTTCGGGATCGCTCGCCATTGGCAACCGGTGCTCAGCACATACATCAGGCCATTGATCACCTCGCGCACATCGACCGTGCGCTTGTTGCCGCCTCGCTTGGCTGGCGCAATCAGCGGCTCCACCAACGCCCATTCCTCATCAGTCAAATCGCTTGGATAGCGTAGCCGGCTTCGGTCGTAACGACCGCGGTTCTCCTTCGTCCACATGGGCGCCCCTTCGAATCGGACCGCCACCCTTGAATCACAAATGATTCCGATGATTCAAGATGTTCCCGGACAGACACTTAGAGGTCGAGGTGAATCCTCAATAGTCTGCCTTATGCTTCGACTATCGCCAGCTCGATCCACTACCGCGGGTTCTGCTTCCGTAATAGGGACGAGCGCGCCCTCCGCGAGTCAGTGGCGCCTGAATCTGGCTCGGGATATTCGGCGTCGCCGTGCTCGGCGAGGGCTGCGACGGATTGACGATAATCACGTTGCGGTTGGGCGTCGACGGATCATTGACTCCCTGGGCCGAGGTGCTGGCGGGCACAAGAAGCGTCGCTGCGATCAAAACTAATCGTTTCATTACGATATCTCCCGAGCGAGAACGTCAGGGAGGCGATCACCGTTCCTTCACGGTTGCTTGGGAGCTCACCGCGGCACAGCAATCAGCTTGCCATCCCGCCAGACCCCCTGGGCCGCCTTTCCGGCGGGCAGGCTGCCGGCAAGGTTCCGGACAGCGGTCGGCCGTGAGGCGGTCTGGGTCGTCTGCGTCTTCTTTGTGGGTGTCGTCAGGATGCTGTTGCTGGTCACATTGGCCTGATCCTTGACCCCTTGCGCAACGGCGGACTGAACCATGAAGGACAAAAACGTGAGTGCTGTCAAAACGCCGCGCATGGTCAACCACCGGAAAGGAAAGAGGAGCTCGGCGAAATGTCACAGGTTTTTGCCCAAAAGCAAGCACCTTGGTCGGCCAAGACCGGGCCTTTGCGGACCTTACAATGGACGCGGACCTGCCACGCGGAGGGGTTCGAAGCGGAAAAGCCTAGCGAAACGGCCTTTTCCGGGTTACTTGATCGGCCTTGATGACCGACCCCAGCGACACTGCGGCCAGCGCTTCAAAGACGCATGAGATCAAGGCCGGGTTTGTCCGTCTTCTGTCCGGCCGGATCCGCGACCTATCCGACGACCCGCGGCAGATCCGCGAGATCGTTTACGAGCTGGCCCGCATCAAGCTTCTGGAACAATTCACCCACGCCGACACGCGGGAATCCCGCGAGCTCGAGCAAGTGCTCGAACGCGCCATTCGGGAGGTTGAACTTGCATTTGAGCGCAGCACTGCTGAGCGCAATGCTGTGTCCGCACCGCCCAATCTAACGCCCGCCGTCGTTTCAGATCCTCCTGCGGCCAATACCCCTGCTCCCCCGTCCCTTCCGACTGTGTCGGCCGTTGCGAAGGTTGCGGAAACCCCAAGCCGTCCTGTCGCACCGCCAAGACCGCTTGACCACCCCCGGCGCAGCGGCACCATCAACTCTCTTGTTCGCCTCACCGCCATCCTCATGGTCATTGTCGGCGCCAGTGCGGCGGTTACGTATTGGCCGCGGTTGAGGACACAATCCGTCGCACTGTGGCAGTCCGCGACATTAACCGAGCGCGCGTTGAGAAGCGCCGAGCCGCAACCGACTGCCACCCCGATTCCATCGAGCAGTGAGACAGTCGAACGGACACCGGATCATCCAAAGGAGCCGGCGCCAGCTGCGCAACCCTCGATGCCTTTGCCGACAACGTTCGGTGTCTACGCCCTGAGTGAGGGCCAGCTCCAGGAACTCAAGCCGGTCCCGGGAAAGATTCCGGATCGCCGTGTCGCGATCTCAGCAGCAATCAACACGCCGAGCGCGACGACGCTGACGAGTGGAGACGTCAGATTCATTGTGTTCCGGCCCGACGGGGGTGTCGATGCAGGCGGGACCGAGGTTCGGGTGGTCGCGAAGGTCTCCCGGGCGATGGGCGTCGATGCCACCGGCAAAGCCGCCATGGTCAGCGCCGGCGATTCCTGGGTCATTCGCAGCATGTCCTTCCCCTACAAGGTGGGCCCGGTGGAGGATCAACCCAGGATGTTGTTGCTGCAGCCCGAAACCGATGGCTTCGCGCTGTCGCCCGGCCGTTACGTCGTGGTCGTCAAAGGCATGGGCTACGACTTCACTGTGGCGGGCGCGGTGACCGATCCCAGCCAATGCGTCGAGCGCATCAACGCGGCGAACGGCGCATTTTACTCGCCCTGCCCGCCGCGAAGGTAGCTATTTGCTGGCCTTGCTGTCCTTCGGCGTATCCGCTGGCGGATCGTCGACCTTGCCGTTGTTCGCAACGCATTTGTTGAAATAATCGCGCTTTTCCTTGGCAGATCCCTTGGTGCTACCGGCGGCGGGATTGCCAATCTGCTTTGGCGGAAATGCCTTCGCAACTGCCGCGTCACATGTGCGGGCCACATCTGCCGTTATGGCCGAAGCCGTCGCGGGCACGGCCAACGCCAGGACAACGGCAAACCCGATCGTCTTTCGCATGTTTCTGACTGACACTTGGCCCGTTCCCCAATCCATTTCCGCATTCACCCGCAGAACCATATCAAAAAGCTTCCACAGGCCAAAGGCGAAAGCGGCGCGGCCCGTCGATTGCCTGGTCTGATTTGTTGCTTGAGCGAGACCCGGAGGCGCCCGCCTCTCGACCTGACCGCAAAGCTTGCCGCCCGAGGAACGGCTGCTGCTGCAGGCGGATTAATAGGGCTGATTGGTCTTGGGGGTAAGCCTGGAGGACGTAATGATGACATCACGCAAGCTCGCATTGTTGCTGGCAGCCGCCGTTATATCCGCTCCGACCGCTGCGATAGCGCAGGGCGGAGGGGGCGCCAGCGCTGGGTCGGGGACGGGAAGCGCATCAAGTTCGGCGGGAACAGGGACATCGTCCAATACCGGCGGAAACACAGGCACCTCTACCGCCGGCGGCAATTCGCAGATGTCGACCCCGGGCACCGGGGTAGCCGATCAACCGACCGGAACGATGGGCACAGCATCGTCCCAGGCAGGAACCGGCACGCAACAGTCCCCGAATGCTCAGCGGTCCCCGAATGCTCAGCCCGGGCAAACCACCGGGATGACAACAGAGACGCCCGCGCAGGCGCAGGCCCGGCGCAATGCAGGGGCCGGCCACGCTCCGAACGGCAACCCGATCGGCGCACCGGGGACGGGCACCGGCAACAACGACTAGTCTCAACCACTGATGTCATCGCTTGCCACGGCCTGCTCGGCAGCCGCATTCGGCGGGAGGGCCGCTACCGGCAATCGGCGTGAGAGAAGGCGTCGAACGGCGGCGGCTCGTGCCTACAGTTAGCTGTTGAGCTGCGGCGGCTTGAAATCGGGGAAACGGGTCAGCATCGTGGTTTTGACGAATTTAAGATGCGCGATTGTGCTTGCCAGCTCCTTGAGCCGGCGCTGGCCGTTGGAGATGTCGGCGGCAAACAAATCCTGGTGGTAGTTATCTAGCGGCTCCCGCTCCAGATATTCGTCGGTGCCATTGCCGAATGTCACGGAAGCACGCGCCAACGCGTCGTCAACACGCCGGGTCAGTCCCGCCTGCTCCCTCTCGGCTTCCTTCAAGGCGGAGTCGATCACCGCCATCACCGAGCCAATGCGAGCACGGTCGGTCTTGGCGTCGCGCTCGGCGGACCGCGCCTTGAAGCGCTCGTCGTCCCGCCGAAGGTTCAGCAGGTTGTATGCACGCGCCCTCAGGAATAGCTGGAACATTTGGGCCATCCCCATTCGAATGAAGCCTGCAGCTTCGGTCAACTATAGTTAACAAAGCTTAAATCAACGACCCGCTCCGCGCGACTTTGCGCCATCCAGGCCTTCCATGCCTCGCTATGTTTGGCATAGAGCTCGAGCCATCGCGCTTCCTGCATTTTGGCGGGCTCCCCACTCTGGTGAGTTCGCAAGCCGTCTGATCCAGAAGCGGCCCGCTCCTCCAACCTCTCGAACTCGACCGTCTCCTCCAACGAGAGACCAATCAAGACGCGGCGCCCAGCTCCGTCGACGAAATACCTGCGAGGCGCATTGTTGTTCTGGTCAATCATGTTGGAGATTCTCCTTCGCGATCCAAGGACCGGAGAGAGCCTCAAGACGACGCCCGTACGCCCGCACAAAAGCGACAACGCCAACCGTTACGGCAAGCATCACGACCAAATACGCCATCCGCGCTTCTCTGCCCCGCGCAATTCGGGACAACCACCGGTGCAATTAAAGTGATCCCGTCTAGGCCGCCACTCCCAAAATCCACAAGGAAAGCGCGGGGTTAACCTAACCGCGCATGGTTACTTCCGCTGAGACCACACCTCGACCATGATTAATCCAGCGACGCGTCACTCAGCCGTCATCACGATGGGCGCTGCGTCTGACTCTGTCCAGCTGAAGCTGGCGTATAGGGCGCGTAGAGGCGGTATTTCACCGATCGCTTGTGGGAGCGCCAGGCCCTCACGCCATAGCCGCAACAAAAGCCTGCCACGAAGATCGAAGATAAGACCAGAACTGGCAACATCGGAATGTGTCCACATTTGCGGAACGTTCCTCCCGGGGCATTTCATCGTCTAGTTGTGGCGACTTCAAGGTCCAGTGTCGCTGAAAGTTTTGTCAGATCAAGATGAAGCTTGTGCAGCCGGTTGCATGAAGATTAGTCGCCCGCAAAAAGCAGCAGGCTGATCCGGCCGTCATGCCGCAATTGATTTGTTGAAAGAGTGACATCGGCGAGGCATTCGGGTCGAAGCGCGCGTTTCGACCATTCTACCGCTCGACCTGGTGCCGAACCCTCTGTTCGTGACCAGATCAAGATCGATCGCGGGCTTCGATCCGCGCTTGTTCCTCGGACGTGCGCAAGCTCGAACGCGAGCTCGGCAGGCGCACGCCCGCGCGAATCTTGGGAGCGGCGACGCGTTGGTGCTGCGACGTCCGGAAATCACAACGGGACATTCTCGACTGCGGCCATCAACACGCCCAAACTGGACTCGGTGAGCGGAGATCTCCGTGATTATACGGATGCAGACTCGCGATCCTGCCCCGGTAAGGTTGAGCGGTTAGCTTAATCCGCGTTGTTTGTTGCGAAGTCTCACCGATCGCTTATCCATCGCCTCACCGGGCTCCCCCAGGCCCGGCCCCACCCAAGCAAAGCCGTCGAGCGAACATGGGTCCGCTTGGCGGCTTTGTCTTTGTGTCGACGAGAGGATGATTTCAGTTATGGCGCGCAGGCCCTGGTCGTTCAAGGAAGACCGCCGGCTGATGGAGTTGGCCAAGTCTTCGACTTCGCTGGAAGAGGCGGCGAAACAGCTCGGGCGCTCGCCCGATGCGATCAAGCGCATGGCCTTGCGGCTTGGTCTTTCGTTGAAACCGAGGACGGGTAAGAAGGCCTAGAATCGGAAGCGATGCGTCGAGAACGGCAGCATTCCGCCTGCGCTCGGGCGCAGCCCGCGATCCCGTGCTGCGGTGATCTGCGAACGATCTCGTGATGACGGCGAACAGGTCCTCATGCACGCTAGAGGATCAGAAGCCCCCTCGCAGATGCCTGAGCCAGCACACCCAAATGGGTCTGCTCGCCGAACTCGCCTGACAAGACGAGGCTATGAAGTTCATCCGTTGAGACAGAGCTGACCTGGACACCTGGCTCTTCGACAAATCCGGGCGCGCGATCGCCAGTCCTGACGACGAACGAAAGAGTCGTATTGCTGATCCGACTGGAGCAGGTCGCGCCTTTGCCGATGAGTTCGATGCTCATCGTGGGATAGCCGGTCTCTTCCAGGAGCTCGCGCTTGGCGGTCTCGAGCGGATCTTCGTTTGGATCGACCATGCCGGCGGGTAGTTCCAGGGAGAAGCGCTCGATCGCCGGACGATATTGACGCACCAGGAGCACACGCGAGTCCGGCGTAATGGCCAGGACGGCCACATAGTCCGGCTGCGCAATCGCATAATAGGTCTCAACGGAAGACTCCGCAGAGAGTCTCACATCCCGAGCGATGACCTCGAGCCAGGGTGAGACCATCGTACGCTCAGCCTTCAGGATTTTCGGCACTTCCCGGACCATCCAGACAAGTCTCCTTCGTTGGACGCTGCTTACAGACCGTGTGACGTTTCAGGCGTGAGGCCGCGGGAGCGGTGTTGTGTCGCCTGACCGAATTCGAGCGTTCACCGCGACAGCCGCCCATCCGCCAAAGGCCTCCGCTCCAGCGCCCTGCTGGGAGCGAGCACTTTAACGATATTCTCGTCTTTCGAAGCGAACCGCCCCTCGACCGGCTATGCTGGGCAATGCGCCGAAATCACCTGTTCGTAGCCGCGGGAATCTGCCTCGCCCTCATCGCCTACGCCACCTTGGCGAGGCTTGCGGGGAGGCCGGCGCTCATGGGTCATCACGAGGCCTATTGGGTCGTTGTGATCGAGCGCTTCAGCGCCTATGGCCTGTTGGGCTTTCTTCTGTCCTTCCTGCTGCCCGGACGGCTCGCTTTGGCCTGCTCGCTTGTCGTCGCCGTCGCAATGGGGCTGGAGCTCCTGCAGGCGCTCACACCCGATCGTGATCCGGGCTTTTTGGATGTGCTGCAGAAAGCGGCAGGCGGCACCGTCGGTGTGATCCTCGCCCAGACGATTCTGGCCTTCATACCCAGACCCCCATCCTGAAGCCAGCGGGCGGCGGATCAAGCCGATCCGCGCCTGCCAAGGAACTCGTTCGGCGTCAGGAGCTCTGCCATCTGCCGATGCGTGGCCTGGAGCGCCTCGATGGTGCTATCCAGATCAAAATCGGCCTCGCGGACAGACGCGAAGAATTTGGCCGTTAGCGCCAGATCGAGTTTAACGCGGGTTGCCCCATCGCGGCTTTTGCGACGGTCAAGCGACAAATGGATGGCCCGCATTCTGGCTTCTGCGGGCGTGCACTCACTAAGTGCCGCCAGTTCGTCATACGTCATCCAGATCTGTGGCATGTTCCAGTCCGTCCTTTACACGAACATCAACCTAATTCTCGTGCCTAAAGGTACGGTTGCTGCGACGCAGTCGCAAACCGTTTTCGTACCAACAGGGTCAACGCAAGGCTAAGACAAAGACCTTTGACACGAGCGGATTACGAGACCGAGAGGTCAGGGCTTTTCGGAATTGCCTTTCACGGCTGCACGTCTGGGTCCCGTCGCGAGCGCATCTCAGTACGGTAGGATCGACGTCAAATCGAACCGCGGGTAATCCCGCCATTTCCGCATCGGCATGAGCGCACCCGGCGCACCGCTAAATCTTGATTTTGTGAGCTGAAGACCTCGGGCGGCCAGAACGACAAGCGTACTAAGACACTACCAGGTTGCGTACAGCGAAGATCGCTCTATGCTACCCAGATCGATCCACTGGTAGTTTAGGGGCAATCACATTGGAACAGGTCACTCCGACAGCCTTCCCTTTGAGTCATGTCATCTCCGGGACAGCCGCTCGGCATTCTCTGACCTTCTCCACGGCGCTTGGCCGACGTATGGCCCGGCTTCGCCGCAAAGGCCCCGAATGGCTCACGATTGCACTCCTGGTGCTTTGTGCCGATTTGTTGCTGGCGGCGGTTGCCTGGATGATTGTTGATTTCGCTTTGAGGTAAGCAGGCATGACCAACGGACCAACTATCCTCGTCACAGGGGGCGCGGGCTATATCGGCTCGCATGCCTGCCGCGCGCTGTCCGCCGCCGGCTACCAGCCCGTCGTCTATGACAATCTCTCGACAGGTCATCGCAGCTTCGTTGCCGGCCCACTGGTGACCGGCGATCTGCTCGACGGCGCGACGCTGGCGCGCGCCTTCGCCGATTACAAGGTCACGGCGGTGATGCATTTCGCGGCGGCGAGCCTCGTCGGCGAGTCCATGACCGACCCGCAGAAATACTACATCAACAATCTGCAGGGCACGCTGTCGCTGTTGCAGGCGATGCGCAACGCAGGTTGCCAGCGTATCGTGTTCTCCTCGACCGGCGCCGTCTACGGCAACGCCGATTCCAAGGAACTGCCGGAGGATTTTCCCTGCGCGCCGATCAACCCCTATGGCGCATCGAAGTGGATGATCGAGCGCATGCTGGCCGATTACCGCGCCGCCTACGGCTTCGGCGCTTTCTGCCTGCGCTATTTCAACGCCAGCGGTGCCGATCCGGCCGGCGGCATCGGCGAGTTGCGTGACAACGAAACCCATCTCATTCCGCGCGCCATGATGGCCTTGCAGGGTCACGTCGACTTTGCCGTGTTCGGCGACGACTACGACACGCCCGACGGCACCGCGATCCGCGACTACATCCATGTCACCGATCTCGCCGCGGCGCATGTCGCGGCGCTGAAACTGCTGGAACAGGGACATGCCGGCGGCAGCTTCAATCTCGGCACCGGCTCCGGCTTTTCGGTGCGCGAGATTCTGACCGCCATCAGGCAGGAGACCGGGCGCGAGGTACCCCACACCATCAAGCCGCGCCGCGCCGGCGACCCCACCTATCTGGTCGCCGACCCCTCCGCTGCGCGAAAGGTGCTGAACTTCGTGCCGCGCCATTCCGACCTGCCGAGCGTGATCCGCACCGCCTGGGCCTGGCACCAGAAGGCGCATCCGCTCAAGCGGGCCTGACAACGTCATCGACGTCAATCAGAGCGCGTGACGAGTGTCCTATGGTCGATTCCGTTCTGACCCAAGCGTTCCCGGCACGAACGGATGGCGCGGCCGCGAACGGCTGTCGAGGCCCTTGGGCAGCTTGTCGGCGTTGAGCTTCACGACCGCGCCTCCGGCGTCGGCGGCCGGCACGTCTTCCCGGCTGTA
Coding sequences:
- a CDS encoding IS5 family transposase (programmed frameshift) produces the protein MWTKENRGRYDRSRLRYPSDLTDEEWALVEPLIAPAKRGGNKRTVDVREVINGLMYVLSTGCQWRAIPKDLPPRSTVHDYFDLWAWNGTLDRIHHALYVQCRELANREPSPSAAIIDSQSVKSAGKRGAWIDPHGYDAGKKIKGKKRHILVDTQGLLLHALVHSADIQDRDGGVLVMATLFGLHPFLLKLYADGGYQGPIFQSAVRKILRQIDVEIVKRSDTAKSFAILPKRWIVERTIAWLNRCRRLAKDWECLNRKALAFLRLASIRLMLRKLCQKTA
- a CDS encoding VanZ family protein, encoding MRRNHLFVAAGICLALIAYATLARLAGRPALMGHHEAYWVVVIERFSAYGLLGFLLSFLLPGRLALACSLVVAVAMGLELLQALTPDRDPGFLDVLQKAAGGTVGVILAQTILAFIPRPPS
- the galE gene encoding UDP-glucose 4-epimerase GalE gives rise to the protein MTNGPTILVTGGAGYIGSHACRALSAAGYQPVVYDNLSTGHRSFVAGPLVTGDLLDGATLARAFADYKVTAVMHFAAASLVGESMTDPQKYYINNLQGTLSLLQAMRNAGCQRIVFSSTGAVYGNADSKELPEDFPCAPINPYGASKWMIERMLADYRAAYGFGAFCLRYFNASGADPAGGIGELRDNETHLIPRAMMALQGHVDFAVFGDDYDTPDGTAIRDYIHVTDLAAAHVAALKLLEQGHAGGSFNLGTGSGFSVREILTAIRQETGREVPHTIKPRRAGDPTYLVADPSAARKVLNFVPRHSDLPSVIRTAWAWHQKAHPLKRA
- a CDS encoding NUDIX hydrolase codes for the protein MVREVPKILKAERTMVSPWLEVIARDVRLSAESSVETYYAIAQPDYVAVLAITPDSRVLLVRQYRPAIERFSLELPAGMVDPNEDPLETAKRELLEETGYPTMSIELIGKGATCSSRISNTTLSFVVRTGDRAPGFVEEPGVQVSSVSTDELHSLVLSGEFGEQTHLGVLAQASARGLLIL